In a single window of the Acidobacteriota bacterium genome:
- a CDS encoding site-specific DNA-methyltransferase, translating to MRHRFHSICPYFAMFPETFVEKHLAASPHDGVVFDPYCGRGTTVFQALLQGRPAAGADLNPVAVCISGAKGDAPRYSDARVRLDELRRECREPADGEWQGDLDRFFDLCFHEETLLQVRYLRSVLDWRNRKDDRFIAALCLGALHGESHRSPNCFSNRMPRTISTKPDYSVRWWTRRGYAPPQRDVFDILERMLEYRFRTRPPEGSAAVVQIDARRVADAFPSLTGRVSDVITSPPYLDTTNYREDQWLRLWFLGGEPLLPRGRGDDRHYNRDNYWTFIRESMKGLAPLLAERARIVIRIGGRRLQKTELRQELMRSLRVGLGRNVRLVDDGVTTQVSKTQANVFRGSKVSRFEEHDFCFAV from the coding sequence ATGAGGCATCGATTCCATTCGATCTGTCCGTACTTCGCGATGTTCCCGGAGACGTTCGTCGAGAAGCACCTTGCGGCGAGTCCGCACGACGGCGTCGTCTTTGACCCATATTGCGGACGGGGCACCACCGTCTTCCAGGCGCTGCTGCAGGGGCGGCCTGCGGCTGGCGCGGACCTGAATCCGGTGGCTGTCTGCATCTCCGGCGCGAAGGGGGATGCGCCCAGGTACTCGGACGCCCGCGTGCGCCTGGACGAGCTGCGGCGGGAATGCCGTGAGCCGGCCGACGGAGAGTGGCAGGGGGATCTCGATCGATTCTTCGACCTCTGCTTTCATGAGGAAACGTTGCTCCAGGTGCGCTACCTGCGGTCCGTCCTGGACTGGCGCAATCGGAAGGACGACCGGTTCATTGCTGCGCTGTGTCTCGGCGCGCTGCACGGTGAGTCGCATCGGTCGCCCAACTGTTTCAGCAATCGCATGCCGCGGACCATCAGCACGAAGCCGGACTACTCGGTTCGCTGGTGGACGCGGCGCGGGTACGCGCCGCCGCAACGGGATGTCTTCGACATCCTCGAACGGATGCTCGAGTACCGCTTCCGGACGCGTCCGCCGGAGGGATCGGCCGCGGTCGTCCAAATCGATGCGCGTCGGGTTGCAGACGCGTTCCCGTCGCTCACCGGCCGGGTCTCCGACGTGATCACGTCGCCGCCGTACCTCGACACGACGAATTATCGCGAGGACCAGTGGCTGCGCCTCTGGTTTCTCGGTGGCGAACCGCTGCTGCCCCGCGGTCGCGGCGACGACCGGCACTACAACAGGGACAACTACTGGACATTCATCCGGGAATCGATGAAGGGGCTGGCGCCCTTGCTGGCCGAGCGCGCGAGGATAGTGATTCGCATCGGTGGGCGGCGGCTGCAGAAGACCGAGTTGAGACAGGAGTTGATGCGGTCACTGAGAGTCGGCCTGGGCCGCAACGTGCGGCTCGTCGACGACGGCGTGACGACGCAGGTCAGCAAGACGCAGGCGAACGTGTTTCGCGGCTCGAAGGTGTCGCGTTTCGAAGAGCACGATTTCTGCTTCGCCGTGTAG